The genomic interval aattattttggTACTTTTCTTCATtcgcataaataaaataaactgtttCGATTcgcaaaaataaatgaaattgattaTTCTACCTGTATAGGTATGTAAGTCGTCAATATTATAGTCGGTTCAATATAactgagcacgggcctcctttcaagtaaaaatctttacttgatctTTCAAGTATCTAtcaattaattctagtatcgactattctcacaaattagtcaatactagaattaatttcgtaaactggaccctttcaagtaaagatttttaagtaAACCTGTgagaataccataagcctacgttgtcgtattagttacaaattgcgaaaaaccaaattaaatttgaatttcgcgggcaggcccgcaGATGTACTATCTCTATGGAGATAACATGATTACTTATTATTCGAAAATTGAAACTATAGACCGTTCATTTTAGAATGAACAGTCTGTAAGACATTACCATGAATTTCTtagtttcaaatattttaaagcaCTATTAGCGTCAATGAGTTGATACCCATAAATCCCGTGTAACGGCCGAGTGGTTATCATCAAATAACGTGAAAAACAGCTGAGCTTCTAACAGGCAACCATAAATATTATCTCTTGAAGAGtattatgaaaaattatttcgGTGTATCCGCGATCGTCAACGGCAGGCAGAAGCCATTAATCGAAGTAACTCGGACCATTGCGCTCAATCAAAGATACCCGTCCTTGTGGGGAGGAGACAGCAACATTCATATCTGCCAAAGCTTCAGACCAATCAGTGGTAACAGCTATGGTGCACGGTGTGTCGCGTGCATGTAAGTCCAGCACTTAGGGCGCAACTCTCGACGCCTCCAAAGGATACCTGCCGCTCGCGGCCACCGAAATCCTTGCCTTATTATTAGGAGTTCTGTGCTCGCGGCGCTCTCTCTTATATTTTGAATAAACGACAAAATTGTGCTTCTTTCCTtcctaaaaattatattttactcgTCTATGtcatatccttactctgtgcctGAAGTTCTCTACTCATTCGCTTAGTAGACGCAATagactctcagaatgaggatgTACGCTTGGAAAGTTTGTGTATTGCGGGAACAAAGAGGCGACCGATCAACCAATCGCGAAGTACCATACAGTAGAACTCCTCTTGTGCTCACTTCGATGCGCCATATTTTTGCCTAGTCCTACACTCTGTCTATCTCTGTCAATCGTTGTCTATCTGAAAACATGCAAAAGTGTGCAGAGTGATAGCGCACACGGTTCTATAAGCACATAATTTAAATGTATCGGAAACCCTTGCACTTTggcataaattataaattgaatatttatttgaaaagaataaccgcagagtttcttgctgcttTTTCTCGGCAGGAAGAACATCCTGAACTAGCGGTAGATTCacttgaagattcaaaagcgcttttaaaagtttatttgaataaaaaaaatctattcttatTTCTATTTAGTCTATGAAACTGCCCGTGTTGCTCAATGACACTCAGTACCTAATATTctatgttatttttaaattctaagtAGATTTTGTGAGGAAATGCGCGGCTGGAATTATTCCAATACATTTTTGTGGGCTTGGGACGCTTTTGTATAGTTTACGAGGGAATGAGGGAATGTTGCTTTGCGGATGTGGGGACTATAACGAACTATGGAGCTCTCTCTCTAAATAAATCGATGTAAAGCGTAatttttataggtataatatttattactaggcgattctgagaggagacccgtgtggGTCCAAGGGCCGGGTGGGTTGGGTTGGTCATGATCATTGACGTGTAAATTGAATTGCTAATTTTAATTGACGCAGAAGGAAATCCCGCGGAAATGGGAATCAGAATCAGATTATTTCTGATTCACGCTTTCACtttgtaatttgtattataGTGACTAATCCCAGAAGAATTTTTTGGAAAGCACccaagaatattattattatgacgacgaaaacaataaaatatgctTTTTATGTGGTCCTACGATAATTTTTAAATCGACTAGGTAGATAGATACCATTACCAAGATGCAGATAAACTTCTAATAAGTTTTAAGACGTAATACGAAATCGTGATAATAAAAAGTACAGAAACCCAGAAAAGTACAGAAAGTTTTGGGCTTCTTTTCAGACCAGGACACGTTTTGAACCattattgttttagttttaCGTTACTAAAGTAATTATTCAATTATGGACATCCCAAGGGCATCTAAGAAAGCTTAGTCTAAGCGGGGaaagccaaaaaaaaattgctgatGGTTTTTACATCTGCATGTTGCAACGCAGTTGAACTGGTGGGAACGAGCACATTTTTTGACTCATGGTTGACTCATACGTTGTTCTAAAGTTACCCGCATCAAAATGAGTGTCAATGTAGATAAAAACTGTCAATGCCAATGTCATTCATTGCCTTTAACATGACATTACtaatgggacttcgtctgtggtggcgtttgctggcgcgcgtgcggtgcttatttggagtgtttttttgtgagaagtggccggtttttgtgttctgctggtgtttattggtagtggaactggctgggaagcgctctaaatggCGTCGCGAGTATGTTAGCGGGCGCCGGCAccgacggagtccatacttatacatatagtttccataacttgtgaataactacaaacttgacatcggctaatcagtgtaaagccagacgagagaaaaaaaaacattactaATGTCATATTGACGTTCATAATTAATGACAACTGACAAGTGACAAGTGAAATCTGCGATTCTCGAAGGAatttgtgtttgtgattttttgttgtttgctAATTTAAAAAAGGCTGTTGATAACAGATAAGTAGCTGAATAATCGACGTCACTATTTATATAAGCTATTTAACTTACATGagcgtataattttttttttatatgtgtgAATTATAATGTGAATACGAGAGATCCAATTTATTTGGTGTGATTTAATGGGCGATCGGCAGCGTTTACGCACTGAAGAGATGGCTACGACGAGCACAGCGGTGACTGTTCCACCTCAAATACAAGAGGCAAGTAGCGAGGTAACTTATCAAACCGggtatttaataatgtatacgCATAGAAACACTATTTCGTCACGATAACCTAACAGTCGAATTGCCTCTTTCACTGTCGCATATCGTAAAATTCGTCATGGGGATCGTCGATCGTGTTACAATACGTCTTCTAAAGGCTCCAATAAACGTGTTTTTATCACCGAAATCCGTTTTAAGCGTTCAAAGTTCGCGATATTCGACAAAAAGTGATGGTTTGCTTAGCGATATAAATGTGTTGGATATTACGCGGGTGATTGCTGGTCCCGTGTGTACTATGACCTTGGGGGATTTAGGGGCGAATGTCATAAAAGTTGAGAGCCACGGTGGGGATGATACAAGGAGGTGGGGGCCTCCGTTCTTCAAGGACTCCAAAGaggcttattataatttatgtgtGAACAGGAGTAAAAAGAGTATCTGTATTGATTTTAAAAGTATAGAAGGTAAGCATTTATTTAAGCGTTTTTTTACTAGTTTTGTATCAATTTCTGTAATAATCATCATGAAAATTTGTTGAGAGATGTGGCTAACAGTATCATCTATCTTATGTAAGGAGTCTATCTTATCTCTACACTTTCAGAGCTTATCCTATTCTAAAATAAATGAACAGAATTCTGTTGTTACCAAATATTAGTCAGTTCATTTTGTGTAATTATCAATTTTATTACTGACTCTACTTGAGTCTCTTACTTTTTCCCAGGCCTTAAAAGGGTCAGATGGTAGCTTTGTTGGTAACCAGACGGAGTGGCAGAAACCAGCAGATTTTGAAAATGTTGTACTTTAAATATTTCAGGGAAGAATATAATTTATGACTTGGCAAGGAAGTGTGATGTGGTAGTGGAGAACTATTTGCCGGGGAAGTTGGATCAGCTGGACGTGGGCTACAACAAGCTGAAGCAGATCAACAAAAGAATCATATACTGTGCCATCACTGGTTTTGGACCCATAGGGCCTTATCGCAAAAAACCAGGGtaagaaaaactaaatgaaGTAGTTTCTAGGGTTCAGTACCCAAAAGGAGCCAACAGGAACCTTTTACCATCGCTGTCCATCTctctgtatgtccgtctgtctgtctgtcagcagtaTTTTATGTCTCAAGTCTTTATCTCATGAATTTAAAGTGTAAATGCATGCGTCTGTGTAAGTACTGAAATGTATATTATAGTAATCTTAATGTAAGTGAACAGTATGttctttttgagaataaattctttaaaccgAACCGATATGTTGGCAGTGAGTCGCAATTTTCACtgattgtgtatttctattgctgctgtAACAAgtaacaagaaataataaaagtttcaaaatggctgtcatgcaaatgcaaaaaaaaacaacgaAAAAGTATGTTATATCTAATCTAagtagtgttatatcttgtatgatggtatggaATCCTTTGTGTCTGTTCGACTTGCActcgttatttatttaaatatgttaCTTTTTAGATATGATGTCATCGCTGCAGCTATGGGTGGCTTGCTAAATTCAACTGGCGAGAGAAATGGAGACCCAGTTAAACCTGCAGTAGCTGTCACTGATATCACTACCGGCCTACATGCCTTCGGCGCAATTATGACCGCATTGTACTACAGAACTAAAACTGGAAAAGGACAAAAAATAGACTGTAACCTGCTCTCCACCCAAATATCCAGTATGACCAATATtgcaaataattacttaaactgTGGCATTGAAGGAGAGAAATGGGGCATGGCACACTCTAACATAGTCCCATACCAAGGGTTTAAAACTAAAGATGGACACATAGTACTCGGAACAGGCTCTGAAGCACAGTTTGCTGATTTCTGCAAACTTATAAACAAAGAGGAACTAATAACAGACGAAAGGTTCAAAGATAACGAAGCCAGAATTAAAAACCGTGAAGAAATCACTAGAATTTTAAGTGAAGTTATTATAACGAAGACAAGGAAAGAATGGATGGAAATATTCAAAGATGCAACCTTTCCTAACGGGCCTGTTAATAGTATGAAAGAGGTTTTCGAGGATGAACATGTTAAGGAGATAGGTTTGGTTAAGGAGTTACCACATCCTCTTATAGGTACAGTGAAGGTTGTTGCTCCTCCTACGGTGTACTCTGAGGGAGGGAACAAGGCAAGAATGGCTCCACCTTTATTGGGGCAGCATACGAAGGACATTTTGTCCAATTTCTTAGGTTACCATGATGCTAAAATTGACggcctttttaaaaataaggtggtaaaataaacttttatttctaaTCATTTCCTTATATAGTCTGCACAAAATGACTTCTCGCGCGCCATTTTGATTCGATGggtcaaatgtcatgtcaaaaatacgcttcacctttaaaataaggactaaaatgtacttttgacatgatatttgacacataaagttaaaatggcgcgtgaatTTCTAACGCATTATActgtaaaacattttttaatttttttttattaatataatgtaCAAATTGCTTCAATCTTTCTATCCATCACTATATCTTGATAGATTCAGCTCCTATGCTCTgttaaagttaataatatttaggtattcATTAACTcatatttttctgtaaaaagCTATTCGACTATTCTCTTCTTATCTTTATTTAGCTCACTAGTTTCTGTATTAGCTCGAGTTTCTTTTCAGAAAGTCACACAAACCTTGTAATTTCTAAAAAGTAGTTGTAtgtattattggcgtcactcagaaaagcaggtattatttaaatatttttatcgaattattggaatgtcctctccataaccaacacaaaaaaaacacaagtttaatgtgtaaggttatccgagagttttaatctaaacaaactaatgccaaaataaataatttaattagagcgtgattgctatcacaacatctaattattcagttcacaatcgaaataccgaaaatatgcgatatcgctccgaatctcggaaggagactgaactaaaaccttcgaaacacccgtatttatgcaagttcgatcttgttggcctcctagcaacagattgtatgacatcgaatgagccaaatatcgattttatcaaactacctgcattaggtaaattaataattttatattatttttgacaactcaaatcaatttttaaaaataaccttacagtttaATGTGGGTAATATAAGACTGTTGTAAAGATTTTTTGATAtgcatttatttctgtaaaTTGCATAAACAAGCAATGCCTTATCAAATGATCATTATcaaatatgtacctaggtatttaaaatctATGCTTACATAAAGTCAAGTAAACAATATACCTACCGTAATCAGGTctagtttttttaactttatatttataaatctgAAGCCTTAGGACGATTATGCACTGCATCATCCGAtctgaatccgtgaaaatacgtgaagtagtcatagaactatatggtagcttacgcactagctccgacttccgtcattcGAGTTCTCTCTGTCATCTGTGAGAATATCTCAGATGTGCCTCAGATTTAAATCGGACGTAAGTCTAGGATAtttcaaagatgtccactgaatagcttggatttggatcagagatcgaataagtgcgtaagcaatatccgaattagGTCCGTATTTTGTATACccatattttcacggattcggatgaGTGCGTATCGCTTTTAGTACAATATATTAACATTACCAATGTTGATAGAATTCAAGTTACTCTAATTCAAGTACCTGCTGAATTATTGGCTTTATATCAAGGAGCTTTGGAttcatttttctttcatttgacattgtTTTGACGCTCAAATCGTATATACATtgatgagatgtaaaatctcatactaaccacaCTGATATGGTATATGTGATAGTAAAAGTTTCATTGTTAATCACaagatataaataaagtaaataaatgataagaaaCATAATGTTGGTGTTTTCTTTTTAtgaatgactagctgatacccgcgacttcgttcgcgtggatgtagatttttaaaattcccgtgggaactctttgattttccgggataaaaagtagcttatgtgctaatccagggtataatctattgcaattctaaatttcagcccaatccatccagtagtttttgcgtgaaggagtaacaaacattcacacacacacacacatacaaactttctcctttataatattagtgtgatagtgtgattagagTACCTGATAAAATAAACGGTTAATACCGAAAATTGAGGTTGGTTCCAACTCACAGGAACTGGGTTTAAAGGGCGAGCCATAAATCCTAATAATAAACAGCCGTGTATTGGGTCAGGAGTCGGTGGAGCGAGTGGCTGTGATAACGCTGCGGCCGACGCGCGCGTCGTCGCGCAAGAAGGTGGTGTGGACCGAGGACACCGTCGACAACGAGAACATGAACAAGAAGAAGTCCAAGTGTTAGTACCATTCCATTCAACAGCGGTCAGTTCTGCGACAGACCGGATTTTGCTCACAGACTATAGACAaccctttaagggttccgtacctcaaaaggaaaaacagaacccttataggatcactttgttgtctgtccgtccgtccgtcgtgtctgtcgacaaacttatagggtacttcacgtagaatcacgaaatttggcgggtaggtaggtcttatggcacaagtacaggaataaatctgaaaaccgcgaatttgtggttatatcatttaaaaaaattatgtttcaattttcaaagtaatataactataccaagtggggtatcatgtgaaagggctttacttgtacattctaaaacagatttttatgtatagtttttgatttatcgtacaaaatgttggaaaaaagaccccattacggaaccctcagtgcgcgagtctgactcgcacttggctggtttttgaGCCATGACTTCGGCCTCGTGGAACTCAGGTCCAATTGTAGTTCAAGATTAGCGAAGCAATTAGGATTGGAATCATAGTAGTCTTGTTTTCGAACTGAAAAGTTTCTTCTCaatttgacggcctccctggcgcagtgatcTTATTAGGGGGAGgtaccgggttcgattctcggcaggagtttggaattttataatgtcaaaatttctggtctggtctggtgggaggcttcggccgtggctagttaccaccctaccggcaaagccgtgccgccaagcaatttagcgttttGGTACGTttctgtgtagaaaccaaaagagtatgggtttaatgaaaactccCATAccttttccaagttagcccgcttccatcttagactgcatcatcacttaccaccaggtgatattgcagtcagGGCTTACTAGTATCTGAATAACAAAAGAAAATCATTAGCTTTTGATATTTTGAGTGATATCTTGCACAACAGCAGTCAGGTAAACTCCAGATAAGGTAtactttagtattttaaaaaatgaagACCAATTTTCACGCTTGTGTTCTTGAAAACATGGCGGCCCACAGAAACATGGCTGCGGAAACAGTCTATAGAAGTTATTGCTTGAAACACAATTTCATGTTGTTTTCCAGGTTGTTGTATATATGAGAAGCCTCGTCGCTTCGACGAATCCGATTCGGAGACGAGCGACGACGAATGTGAGCACTGCTTTGGCCACGTGGAGCATCGACGCAAGAAGCAACAGACACAAACCACCATCACCACCACTGAAACGCAGGTCTGTACGATCTTTGCCTTTAAATTAAcatcaataaaaaagttttctttctttctttcaatatATCTATGATAATATATCAAAACAACTATTTGCTTTAtaattgtagttttagtgatttagtattttttaaagacCCAatatatagcgtgcaaaactcggggttAATGTCCCGCCTATGACGCGACATTGACCCCCGGCACATATCTACGCAATGCCCGTTCTATTttcagtcaaatgttttattttcaagtgcacattgacctagaatcatgaaatttggcacgtaggttcttatagcacaagtaaaggaaaaaatccgaaaaccatgaattgtggttacagcacaaaaaaaaatttaaatgtgttccaaaaaaaaaatggttattgGTTTCGGATTGTGTTTAGTTGGTATAACAATAGAGCTAAGGTTTTGCTATCGTtctacaccctgtataaatacGTTTACCATTTGGGTGTCCACAGGCGGCGGAGCAGACCGCATCGATAACGCTGCAGCCGGCCGAGCCCGCGCCCAGCCCGCCCGACAAGTCGCCCGCCGAGCCCGCGCCCAGCCCGCCCGACAAGCCGCCCGCCGACACCGACAGCTAAACACGCATACTGTATTCTATATAGATGCAGGCGTTACTttacggaagtccatgatatacaaaggatcaaaagctttatttactaccagaggatgcccgccacttcgtccgcgtgtattttggctttaaaaatcccgtggaaactctttgattttccggaatgaatagtagcctatgtccgtccccgggatatacgctaactctgtaccaaatttcgtcagaatctgtTATTGTTGGGTCAATTTGtcgaaaagatagcagacagacagacacactttcgcatttataatataggtatggataatccgctaaaaaggcaaatgcacaacatgcagcatgcgatatgcaccacccgcctTCCCAGGAGTTTGCAATTGAAAGgactacatctcctgaggatgctccgtgttctggtggatttgtgtggtgttgcgtggtggctTTGGGCTTGCTTGTttgctggcttttcctgcatgcttagcagtgggag from Maniola jurtina chromosome 1, ilManJurt1.1, whole genome shotgun sequence carries:
- the LOC123865033 gene encoding succinate--hydroxymethylglutarate CoA-transferase-like, translating into MGDRQRLRTEEMATTSTAVTVPPQIQEAIELPLSLSHIVKFVMGIVDRVTIRLLKAPINVFLSPKSVLSVQSSRYSTKSDGLLSDINVLDITRVIAGPVCTMTLGDLGANVIKVESHGGDDTRRWGPPFFKDSKEAYYNLCVNRSKKSICIDFKSIEGKNIIYDLARKCDVVVENYLPGKLDQLDVGYNKLKQINKRIIYCAITGFGPIGPYRKKPGYDVIAAAMGGLLNSTGERNGDPVKPAVAVTDITTGLHAFGAIMTALYYRTKTGKGQKIDCNLLSTQISSMTNIANNYLNCGIEGEKWGMAHSNIVPYQGFKTKDGHIVLGTGSEAQFADFCKLINKEELITDERFKDNEARIKNREEITRILSEVIITKTRKEWMEIFKDATFPNGPVNSMKEVFEDEHVKEIGLVKELPHPLIGTVKVVAPPTVYSEGGNKARMAPPLLGQHTKDILSNFLGYHDAKIDGLFKNKVSVERVAVITLRPTRASSRKKVVWTEDTVDNENMNKKKSKCCCIYEKPRRFDESDSETSDDECEHCFGHVEHRRKKQQTQTTITTTETQEAAEQTASITLQPAEPAPSPPDKSPAEPAPSPPDKPPADTDS